In Bacillus oleivorans, the genomic stretch TTTTTAAAGTGCCTTTTATTACACTGTCATAAGCTACCAAACCAATCTGTAGTAAAGAATGTTCAAACGGATTTAATCCACCTGTTTCTGTGTCTAAAAACAAAAGTTCCACCTTGTCCCTCCTAATTAATTTTTTCGTAAGCTATCTCACACATTATTCCGCACTCTTCCATGACTTCATCTTCAATTCTGCCTCTATTCGGCTCTAACTCGTCTAAGAAAACACCTTTAATGCAAGAATGACCTATTTCACGTTCTAGTTTTGCCCTTTCTGCAAATACTTCCGGGAAATCCTTGCGTATCTTGTTCCAGTAACCCATTCCGCCTTTTACACACCCAATACAGTTGTTGTTTCTGTATCCCATTTCATACATTACAGGGCGTTTAATTCCCAATCGTTGTAACATTCCATGTACTTCTTCTTTAGTTAGATTTTCATCAATTAAGGGAAAGATATGTTCATACTCTGGCATAAGTTCCTTTAGTCTGTTGGCTCTATGTTGTTCGGTTCCGTCATATCCCCAGACATAAACCATTTGTCCTTCTTGTTCTCTTTCCCACTCTTGACGAACTTGCTTTTTTAATATCTGTGTGCATTTAGCGCCATAAGGAGAATTAATAAAACGATATTTTTGAATTACATTTTTCACACTTTCATCTTTACTTCTAAGAATTTTTATTTCTCTTCCTAAAGCCTTTTCGCAATCGTGTAAAAATCGAATTGTATCTTCATGCTGATCTTTGATGTCGATATAAAATATCTCGTCAATTGTCTCTTTTCTTAGGTATATTGCAATAAAACTACTTACCCCACCACTAAACCAAGCGACCTCTTTTCGATTCAATTCTTCACTCTCCTTATTGCACTTTTTGGTTCTACCCTTCATCAGAAGGGCAGATCCTCGTCATTGATATCAATTGGTTCCCCATTGTCTGCGAATGGATCTTCGTCTGTATTCTGTTTTGGCGGTGGTGTGTTCTCACTCTTTGGCTTGCTATCTAAAAACTGTACAGATTCTGCGACTACTTCTGTGACATAGCGTTTTCCGTTGTCGGTATCATATGACCTTACTTGTATTCTTCCGTCTACTCCGATTAAGGAACCTTTCTTTGTAAAATTGGCTGTATTCTCAGCTGCTTTATTCCAGATAACGATGTTGATAAAATCTGTTTCCTCTCGGTTAAATTGACGGGTTACGGCAACGGTTCCGGTTGCTACTGGTTTCCCTGATGGGGTGTAACGTAATGTTATATCTGACGTAAGGCGGCCAACTAAAATCGTTCTATTTAACATTTGAATATCTCTCCCTTAAATTCAAATAATCAATTTTGTTGTAAACTGTTCGTCTAGTTACATTTAATTTTCTTGATATTTCTGTTGCTTTATATCCTTGCTCAACCATTTCAATTAATTTGGTATCTACATCTTTGTAGGAAGGATGATTTGTTTTATCTTCCAATCTTTCCTTTGCCCAACTCGATAACTTTTCTCTTGTTTTTTTCGACCTTTTCGCTCCTGTATGATGCATTGCCGTGTGTGCGCCATGTTCCATTAATTTAAGGTTTTCTAAGCGGTTATCGTGTTTTATTTCATTCTTGTGGTGTAC encodes the following:
- the ssb gene encoding single-stranded DNA-binding protein, whose product is MLNRTILVGRLTSDITLRYTPSGKPVATGTVAVTRQFNREETDFINIVIWNKAAENTANFTKKGSLIGVDGRIQVRSYDTDNGKRYVTEVVAESVQFLDSKPKSENTPPPKQNTDEDPFADNGEPIDINDEDLPF
- a CDS encoding HNH endonuclease, which encodes MPTPKNKQTYYSVIINGQVHDVTGRKRTPSGYIALCIKSHPFSDKVNGYIFEHRVVMEMKLGRYLQPNEVVHHKNEIKHDNRLENLKLMEHGAHTAMHHTGAKRSKKTREKLSSWAKERLEDKTNHPSYKDVDTKLIEMVEQGYKATEISRKLNVTRRTVYNKIDYLNLRERYSNVK
- a CDS encoding phosphoadenosine phosphosulfate reductase family protein; this encodes MNRKEVAWFSGGVSSFIAIYLRKETIDEIFYIDIKDQHEDTIRFLHDCEKALGREIKILRSKDESVKNVIQKYRFINSPYGAKCTQILKKQVRQEWEREQEGQMVYVWGYDGTEQHRANRLKELMPEYEHIFPLIDENLTKEEVHGMLQRLGIKRPVMYEMGYRNNNCIGCVKGGMGYWNKIRKDFPEVFAERAKLEREIGHSCIKGVFLDELEPNRGRIEDEVMEECGIMCEIAYEKIN